atttttttttttgtgacagTTGCTTTAATTTCAGATTGAGAGTTGAAAAGTGTtaaatttatatgcttttatcacttttaaataggttaatttcttattaatatagatcaaatattttgataattaatgtTAATGTTAATTTCTTATACCAACTAATATGCtatgaaaacaaattaaaatacatatttaaattgtaaaataaaaaaaatcatctttGAAAACTCTGTGGATAAAAACTTACacatttgtttaaaattttaaaaagaaaatttagtaaaaaatttctatttttattgaagcactatataagaatttatttgtttatttatttatttatcattttatcaAGTTCAAGTTGATCAAAAATGATTCGATGTTTTCGCTGTTTCCTGTTTGGCCACAAACAACTAAACATTAACAATTGGAGTAACTCCGAACACAGTACGGATCTCTCCCTAATCCACTCACAATTCGCCACGTGTAAATCAACGTCTCTCTTTAACTCCCCCGTATCCCTTTCCCTCCCTcgctctctcctcttcctctctctctctctctctctccatcttctTTCCCATAAaggaagcttttttttttttctgccatTTCTCCACGAAACGAATACCCCACATTTCCTGATCACAATTTTAATGGGTGATGATCCTCTTCGATCGAGCTAGGGTTTCGGGGAATTGAGATGGAGCGGCATCGCAGGATCGAGATCGTCCTCGGCGCGATCTCTCCGTTCCTTCTCCTGACCCTCGTCTACTTGCTGTTCTACTGCTGTTTCCGGAGCGGATTCGCGCGGCGGAGATCGAGGAGGAGGGGCTCGGCggagtgcggcggcggcggcggcggcggagggctaGGGTtttcggctgcggcggcggagggggaggcggaggagctcgTCGTGTTCGGGGGCGGCGAGGATCTCACGGTGGGCGCGATCCTGGAGGCGCCCGGGGAGGTGGTGGGGAAGTCGAGCTACGGGACGCTGTACCGGGCCGGTTTGCAGGGCATGGCGACGGGTTCGGTGGTGCTGCTCCGGTTCGTCAGGCCGGCCTGCGTGGGCCGGACCGGCGAGATCATGCCGACGGTGAGGATGCTCGGATCGGTGCGGCACCCGAATCTGGTGCCGTTGAGGGCGCTCTACGCGGGGCCCAGAGGGGAGAAGCTCTTCGTGCACCCCTTCTACGCCGCTGGGGATCTCGCCCGCTTCTTCAGAGGTGAGCCCCGcccccaaattttttttttttctcccctttGTTTTCGCCCTTTTTAGTTCCTTGTTGGCTTAAAGTTGAGATTTTTGTCTTGTTTGTTTAGAATTTTGTGGGTTTTAGTGTTTGGCGTTTTGTAGATGAATAGATTGGTAAAAACCTCCTTTTTTTTACGTTTAGTTGGGCTTGTGGATGGAATTCTTTGGATCAGCATTGTTGATTTGTTTCCTCATTGTTTGTAAAATCTTTTTAACCTGCTAAAATCCCACCTATTTTAAAGAGCAATATTTGGATTAGGAGGGTAAATTGCTTTATTCCTTTATTAGATTGAGCTAATTTTGGTGTTCTTATTGTGCCCTTGTTTAGAATCCCTTCTTCTATTAACAACATTTATCTCACCTCGTACCGATCGTGCCCAATGTAGTTGGCTAAATGCTTAATAGTTAGTATATGATGTTCCAAGTTCGAAATAtagttgctttacatttttagccgtgttcatttttttagaaaaataaaaatgaggaGTTTTCTCTGTTTTCAAAAATAGAACATTTATCTCACTCATTCTTCATCTGAATTGGAACTCGATTCGTTATTCGCTCCATTTTGAATCATAAACTAGTCtcctttctttaattttaagtaaaagCCCATCTCATATTTCCTTTACCTTCTAGGAAGAACACATGTTGCTTAGACTCTTCCTTGCATCACTCACTGCGAAGCATTTGTTGGTACCATTTACTTTCATGATACTTAACTTCTTGTTTGTCTCTTTCCTTATTGTCTTCTTCATGTATTCTATCTATTTCTGTAAATCTTTCAATGGATTTCTATTGTGAATATCACTTGTAGAACTTAAGTGCTTACTATCTATTATGTACAGATGGAGTTGCTGAATCACAGAGATGGGAAATTATCCGCAAACTATCATTAGGTATAGCGAGGGGCCTTGATCACCTGCACACGGGATTGCCTAAGCCGATCATTCATGGCAACCTAAAGACGAACAACATCCTCCTTGACTCCGATCTCCAGCCGCGATTATCGGACTTCGGCCTCCACCTCATCCTGAACCCCACTTCTGGGCAGGAGATGCTCGAAGCGTCGGCCGCGCAGTGCTACAAAGCCCCCGAACTGATCAAGATGAAGGACGCTACTAAAGAGAGCGATATCTACAGCTTGGGTGTGGTCTTACTGGAAATGCTCACTCAAAAGGATCCTGTGAGCAGCGACTTCTTAAATTCCCGGGATCTTTGCGTTCCAACAACATTCAAAGACCTGGTCCTCGAAAGAAAGATCTCCGATGCGTTTAGCTCCGAGTTAATCACTCGAAGTAGGAGTTCGGGTAACGGAGAGGGTCTGCTCGTTTTCTTTCAATTGTGTATGGCGTGTTGCTCTCCTTCGCCCGCGTTAAGACCCGACATTAAGTCGGTGCTTAGAAAACTCGAAGAGATCGGAAGGAGGTGAAAGGgcttaaagaagaagaagataatgcTGCTAAGAGCCATGAAGATGGTGGTACAATATTCAAATACGCCGCTTTATTTTGTGGCTTAGCTAACTAACATCCCTCGTGAGCTTTGATCGTCGGTTCTCTTCATCAAGTATATGGTGGAGCCATGTGTTTGTTAGGGTAAGctatata
This genomic window from Ananas comosus cultivar F153 linkage group 3, ASM154086v1, whole genome shotgun sequence contains:
- the LOC109707045 gene encoding putative kinase-like protein TMKL1, with product MERHRRIEIVLGAISPFLLLTLVYLLFYCCFRSGFARRRSRRRGSAECGGGGGGGGLGFSAAAAEGEAEELVVFGGGEDLTVGAILEAPGEVVGKSSYGTLYRAGLQGMATGSVVLLRFVRPACVGRTGEIMPTVRMLGSVRHPNLVPLRALYAGPRGEKLFVHPFYAAGDLARFFRDGVAESQRWEIIRKLSLGIARGLDHLHTGLPKPIIHGNLKTNNILLDSDLQPRLSDFGLHLILNPTSGQEMLEASAAQCYKAPELIKMKDATKESDIYSLGVVLLEMLTQKDPVSSDFLNSRDLCVPTTFKDLVLERKISDAFSSELITRSRSSGNGEGLLVFFQLCMACCSPSPALRPDIKSVLRKLEEIGRR